The following proteins are co-located in the Salvelinus namaycush isolate Seneca chromosome 31, SaNama_1.0, whole genome shotgun sequence genome:
- the LOC120025825 gene encoding 14 kDa phosphohistidine phosphatase-like, with the protein MCTQTKAAALIANIPEAEIDPTGVFKYVLIRVHSKEDGDDSSVDIVRGYAWAEYHADIYDKVAEELEKGGHLDCECIGGGRIKHDCQSKKIHVYGYSMGFGKANHAVSTEKLKVRYPKYEITWADEGY; encoded by the exons ATGTGTACTCAAACGAAGGCTGCTGCTCTTATTGCGAACATTCCAGAGGCAGAAATCGACCCGACTGGTGTGTTCAAATACGTTCTCATTCGAGTACACAGTAAAGAAGACGGCGACGACTCGAGCGTAGATATTGTACGTGGATATGCCTGGGCCGAATATCATG CGGATATCTATGACAAGGTAGCAGAGGAGCTTGAGAAAGGAGGGCACCTAGACTGTGAATGTATTGGAGGAGGAAGGATTAAGCATGACTGCCAGTCAAAGAAGATCCACGTCTATGGCTACTCCATG GGCTTCGGAAAAGCAAATCACGCTGTTTCCACAGAGAAACTGAAGGTGCGCTACCCTAAATACGAGATCACCTGGGCTGATGAGGGATACTGA